From a single Vibrio tubiashii genomic region:
- the cpdB gene encoding 2',3'-cyclic-nucleotide 2'-phosphodiesterase, which produces MKVAVKPLSLAVLGGMLTMAGPAMADTIKLRIVETTDIHTNVMDYDYYKDKPSQKIGLTRAATLVKQARAEVENSVLVDNGDLIQGSPMGDYMAAKGIKVGEVHPVYKAMNQLDYDVGNIGNHEFNYGLEFLAETINDADFPYISANVFDQKTGEHYFKPYIIKSHKFKDVDGVEHEIKVGYIGFVPPQIMVWDKKNLEGKVFAKDIKETAEELVPQMKKEGADVIVAIPHSGVAADPYKHGAENSTYYLAEVEGIDAIAFGHSHAVFPGKGFDNIQGVDNQKGTINGVASVMPGRWGSHVGVIDLELKEKDGKWVVVNGQSEARPIFDKVNKKSLAEADIEMVKALEADHKGTRDFVNQPIGKANDVMYSFLALVQDDPTVQIVNLAQKDYVERFIQGDPDLSDIPVLSAAAPFKAGGRKNDPANFTEVESGQLTFRNAADLYLYPNTLVAMKVTGKEVKEWLECTAGQFKQIDVNSTAPQQLIDWDGFRTYNFDVIDGVNYQIDVTQPAKYDGNCKVVNQGAERIVGLTYQGKPIDMKQDFIIATNNYRAYSNKFPGTGAEFVAFDSPDENRSVIAAYITRVSQEKGEVTPSADNNWSFAPIKSDNKLDIRFETSPSEKAAKFIEAKGQYPMKRVATDDVGFGVYQIDLQK; this is translated from the coding sequence ATGAAAGTAGCAGTGAAACCCCTATCTCTTGCTGTACTGGGTGGCATGTTAACCATGGCAGGCCCAGCAATGGCAGATACGATCAAACTTCGTATTGTCGAAACAACTGATATTCACACTAACGTCATGGATTATGACTACTACAAAGATAAGCCATCGCAAAAGATTGGTCTGACTCGTGCTGCTACTTTAGTAAAACAGGCTCGCGCTGAAGTTGAGAACAGTGTCTTGGTTGATAACGGTGACTTAATCCAAGGTAGCCCTATGGGTGACTACATGGCAGCTAAAGGCATCAAAGTTGGTGAAGTACACCCAGTGTACAAAGCGATGAATCAACTAGACTACGATGTGGGCAACATTGGTAACCATGAATTCAACTACGGCCTTGAGTTCCTAGCTGAAACCATCAACGATGCAGACTTCCCTTACATCAGCGCTAACGTATTTGATCAAAAAACCGGTGAGCACTACTTTAAGCCATACATCATTAAGTCTCACAAATTCAAAGACGTTGACGGTGTTGAGCATGAAATCAAAGTAGGTTACATCGGATTTGTTCCACCACAGATCATGGTTTGGGATAAGAAGAACCTAGAAGGTAAGGTGTTCGCTAAAGACATCAAGGAAACAGCAGAAGAGCTTGTTCCACAGATGAAAAAAGAGGGTGCCGACGTTATCGTTGCGATTCCTCACTCAGGTGTAGCAGCAGACCCATACAAACATGGCGCTGAAAACTCTACATACTACTTAGCTGAAGTTGAAGGCATTGACGCAATTGCATTTGGTCACTCGCACGCGGTATTCCCGGGTAAAGGCTTCGACAATATTCAAGGTGTTGATAACCAAAAAGGCACTATCAATGGCGTAGCCTCAGTCATGCCAGGCCGCTGGGGTAGCCATGTTGGTGTAATCGATCTAGAACTTAAAGAGAAAGATGGCAAATGGGTTGTGGTTAATGGCCAATCAGAAGCGCGCCCAATCTTCGATAAAGTAAACAAGAAGTCACTGGCTGAAGCAGATATAGAGATGGTCAAAGCGCTTGAAGCTGACCACAAAGGTACTCGCGATTTCGTTAACCAACCGATTGGTAAAGCGAATGACGTCATGTACAGCTTCTTAGCTCTCGTTCAAGATGATCCAACGGTTCAAATCGTCAACCTAGCGCAAAAAGATTATGTTGAGCGCTTTATCCAAGGCGACCCAGATCTCTCTGATATTCCAGTACTTTCTGCAGCAGCACCATTTAAAGCGGGTGGCCGTAAGAATGATCCTGCAAACTTCACTGAAGTTGAATCTGGTCAGCTAACCTTCCGTAACGCAGCAGACCTATACCTGTACCCGAACACGCTAGTAGCGATGAAGGTCACCGGTAAAGAAGTCAAAGAGTGGCTAGAGTGTACTGCTGGACAGTTTAAGCAAATCGACGTCAACAGCACTGCACCACAGCAACTTATAGACTGGGACGGCTTCCGTACTTACAACTTCGATGTTATCGACGGTGTAAACTACCAAATCGACGTCACTCAACCAGCGAAATACGATGGTAACTGTAAAGTCGTTAACCAAGGTGCCGAGCGTATTGTTGGCCTAACTTACCAAGGTAAGCCAATCGATATGAAGCAAGACTTCATCATCGCAACCAACAACTACCGTGCATACAGCAACAAGTTCCCAGGAACAGGCGCAGAGTTTGTCGCATTTGATTCACCAGATGAAAACCGTTCAGTTATCGCAGCCTACATCACTCGTGTAAGCCAAGAGAAAGGCGAAGTAACGCCAAGCGCTGACAATAACTGGTCATTTGCTCCAATCAAGTCTGACAACAAACTTGATATTCGCTTTGAAACATCACCAAGTGAAAAAGCAGCGAAATTCATTGAAGCGAAAGGGCAGTACCCAATGAAACGTGTCGCGACGGATGATGTTGGCTTTGGTGTGTACCAAATCGATCTACAGAAGTAA
- a CDS encoding GNAT family N-acetyltransferase — protein sequence MITWQLKPFSDLTTEQLYTLLKLRVDVFVVEQTCPYPELDDKDHQLGVFHLLGYQDDELIACARLLPKGISYPSVSIGRVATKESHRGGGLGHKLLQQALADCESLWPSESIEIGAQEHLASFYQHHGFVQTSAMYLEDDIPHIDMKLEK from the coding sequence ATGATTACTTGGCAACTCAAACCTTTTTCCGACCTCACCACAGAGCAACTGTATACACTGCTAAAACTTCGAGTCGACGTCTTCGTCGTCGAGCAAACTTGTCCTTACCCAGAGCTGGATGATAAAGACCACCAATTGGGCGTTTTCCACCTACTCGGTTATCAAGATGATGAGCTAATAGCTTGCGCACGTTTGTTACCAAAAGGAATCAGTTATCCGTCGGTGAGCATTGGTCGCGTTGCCACTAAGGAAAGTCACAGAGGTGGTGGTTTAGGCCATAAACTACTGCAACAAGCATTGGCAGATTGTGAATCATTATGGCCAAGTGAGTCGATTGAAATTGGCGCACAAGAACACTTAGCCTCGTTTTATCAACATCACGGTTTTGTTCAAACATCCGCTATGTACTTAGAAGATGACATCCCACATATTGATATGAAATTGGAAAAGTAG
- a CDS encoding DMT family transporter: MALSATYVAILLLVIGNFAASLSDVAVKLLDGEVSTFQYIFIRQLLSAVVIFPLWWKQSQPQRKMYSPKLNLLRAHLILIGSGCMVVAITHLTLATANAVFYAAPLLMLPLAIVLLGEKPTLQRSAATIFGFAGVMVVLRPSEFHWAALFALGTTFTLALFNISARKLPSQQTVVSTLFWTSVLSLPVSGILALLYWQPISNNHLLLILASAALILTYNGFAVMAYQRSPASSIAVAENSGLVFVALFGVMWFDEVPDWLTALGIVMIILPLMPWKAVLKLFRVNHLLRPNPPSESRKNITD; encoded by the coding sequence TTGGCTCTCTCTGCAACCTACGTCGCTATCCTACTGCTAGTAATTGGCAACTTCGCAGCTTCTCTTTCCGATGTCGCTGTGAAACTGCTTGACGGTGAGGTATCAACCTTTCAGTACATCTTCATTCGCCAATTGCTTTCCGCTGTGGTTATTTTCCCTTTATGGTGGAAACAATCCCAGCCACAAAGAAAGATGTACAGCCCCAAGTTAAATTTGCTCAGAGCGCATCTAATCTTAATTGGCAGCGGATGCATGGTTGTCGCTATCACCCACTTAACCTTGGCAACGGCCAATGCAGTCTTCTATGCAGCCCCCCTACTCATGCTGCCGTTAGCGATTGTGTTACTTGGAGAGAAACCAACACTCCAGCGTAGTGCGGCAACCATTTTTGGCTTTGCTGGAGTGATGGTGGTGCTAAGGCCATCGGAGTTTCACTGGGCAGCACTGTTTGCACTCGGAACAACCTTCACTCTCGCCCTGTTTAACATAAGCGCACGAAAGTTACCTAGCCAACAAACGGTCGTCAGTACCCTGTTTTGGACATCAGTCCTGTCACTGCCAGTATCAGGTATACTGGCGCTGCTTTACTGGCAGCCGATATCGAATAACCACTTACTGCTAATCTTAGCCAGTGCTGCCTTGATTCTGACCTACAATGGTTTTGCGGTGATGGCCTACCAACGCTCGCCAGCCAGCTCAATCGCAGTGGCCGAAAATTCTGGGTTAGTGTTTGTCGCGCTGTTTGGTGTGATGTGGTTTGATGAAGTGCCAGATTGGCTAACAGCATTAGGGATAGTGATGATTATCCTCCCCCTAATGCCATGGAAAGCGGTGTTGAAACTATTTAGAGTCAATCACTTACTGCGACCAAATCCGCCATCTGAGAGTCGGAAGAACATAACGGACTGA
- a CDS encoding Crp/Fnr family transcriptional regulator, whose amino-acid sequence MFDAFHQQLSQNGFTQPEIEQLTQSAQLIELPTRHILLHQGEVAEEIFFLLDGMCHSAYLTDKGKEFSKEFYWENDWIIGFESLVNQQPSPYLLESLTQCTLLSLPIETLRVWREQKHGIYLKLLETQLMYKENKERFMLLYSPEERYELFCQHYPNLLERLNDYQIAAYLGITPISLSRIKKRSQS is encoded by the coding sequence ATGTTCGACGCTTTCCATCAGCAACTGTCACAAAACGGATTCACGCAACCTGAAATAGAACAACTCACTCAATCAGCGCAATTGATTGAACTGCCTACTCGCCATATTTTGTTGCATCAAGGGGAAGTCGCTGAAGAGATTTTCTTTTTGTTAGATGGCATGTGCCACTCGGCGTATCTAACCGATAAAGGCAAAGAGTTCAGTAAAGAGTTCTATTGGGAGAATGACTGGATCATCGGTTTTGAAAGCTTGGTCAACCAACAACCCTCCCCTTACTTGCTTGAGTCTTTGACCCAGTGCACCTTACTCTCTCTACCTATTGAGACCTTAAGGGTATGGCGCGAGCAAAAACACGGTATTTACCTCAAGCTGCTTGAAACTCAGCTGATGTATAAAGAAAACAAAGAACGCTTTATGTTGCTCTACAGCCCGGAAGAGCGTTATGAACTGTTCTGCCAGCATTACCCAAACTTACTTGAACGCCTCAACGATTATCAAATCGCAGCCTATCTTGGGATTACTCCAATTAGCCTAAGCCGAATTAAAAAGCGCAGCCAAAGTTAA